A stretch of DNA from Salifodinibacter halophilus:
GGTGGTGTAGACGCCGTGGCGCTGGGCGATCTCCTTCACGACCGTCTTGCAGGTCATGGCCTTGTCCGCCATCTCCAGCGCCGAGTCGTAGCGCAGGTCTATCTCGTGCTGGCTGTTGCCGACCTCGTGGTGGGA
This window harbors:
- a CDS encoding glutamine synthetase, whose protein sequence is ELLDYGSYFDHTTLDAATNLRRDTVLALEKLDINVEYSHHEVGNSQHEIDLRYDSALEMADKAMTCKTVVKEIAQRHGVYTT